A window from Sphingobium sp. EM0848 encodes these proteins:
- the nuoH gene encoding NADH-quinone oxidoreductase subunit NuoH, with protein sequence MTAFFQNLGLPFEGAWLLSTIIGILVIALPLMLAVAMIIYADRKIWAAMALRRGPNVVGPFGLLQSFADGAKVFLQETIIPSAANRTLFLIAPIITFTVALMAWAVIPFQVGVVLANINVGLLYILAISSLGVYGVVLSGWASNSKYPFYSAIRASAQMISYEVSIGFILITVVLWAGSFNISTIVESQKGYYGFLNGNGFNPLLFPMAIMFLISAMAETARAPFDLTEAESELVAGYQTEYSSMAFALFWLGEYANVILMCGLNAILFWGGYLPPFDWAPLYLVPGIIWFLLKIAFFFFVFSWVKATVPRYRYDQLMRLGWKIFLPTSLLFVFLVSGFLMLTRYGGAQ encoded by the coding sequence GTGACCGCTTTTTTCCAAAATCTCGGCCTGCCTTTTGAAGGGGCGTGGCTGCTTTCGACGATCATCGGAATCCTGGTGATCGCACTGCCGCTGATGCTGGCGGTTGCGATGATCATTTATGCCGACCGCAAGATCTGGGCGGCGATGGCGCTGCGCCGTGGTCCGAACGTGGTCGGTCCCTTTGGTCTGCTGCAGTCCTTTGCGGACGGCGCCAAGGTTTTCCTTCAGGAAACCATCATCCCGTCGGCGGCCAACCGTACGCTGTTCCTGATCGCGCCGATCATCACCTTCACCGTCGCGCTGATGGCCTGGGCGGTGATCCCATTCCAGGTGGGGGTGGTGCTGGCCAACATCAATGTTGGCCTGCTCTACATTCTCGCGATCAGCTCGCTCGGTGTTTATGGCGTCGTGCTGTCGGGCTGGGCGTCCAACTCCAAATATCCCTTTTATTCGGCGATCCGCGCCAGCGCGCAGATGATCAGCTATGAAGTCTCGATCGGCTTCATCCTGATCACCGTGGTTCTCTGGGCGGGCAGCTTCAACATCTCGACCATCGTCGAGAGCCAGAAGGGCTATTATGGCTTCCTGAACGGCAACGGCTTCAACCCGCTGCTCTTCCCGATGGCGATCATGTTCCTGATCTCGGCCATGGCCGAAACGGCGCGCGCGCCTTTCGACCTGACCGAGGCGGAATCCGAACTCGTCGCGGGTTACCAGACCGAATATTCGTCCATGGCCTTCGCCCTGTTCTGGTTGGGCGAATATGCGAACGTCATCCTGATGTGCGGTCTGAATGCCATTCTGTTCTGGGGCGGTTATCTGCCGCCGTTCGACTGGGCGCCGCTTTATCTGGTGCCGGGGATCATCTGGTTCCTGCTCAAGATCGCTTTCTTCTTCTTCGTCTTCTCCTGGGTGAAGGCGACGGTGCCTCGCTACCGTTACGACCAGCTGATGCGGCTGGGCTGGAAGATCTTCCTGCCGACCTCGCTGCTGTTCGTCTTCCTGGTTTCGGGCTTCCTCATGCTGACGCGCTATGGAGGCGCACA